In one Gadus morhua chromosome 15, gadMor3.0, whole genome shotgun sequence genomic region, the following are encoded:
- the slf2 gene encoding SMC5-SMC6 complex localization factor protein 2 isoform X3 — MQQYSPSQLPYFQESPMKPSQVQNRLSLSVQKRMSPRQSHKSLTPANTRTIDSLSSPKVAKPAENFQNNAFRVQKQTAQTSSSLKLHPARSNCSLLKRCSDSEVIDSSLKKPCLQNSIPGPVQNPKCVASQSQCLSALSSSSPSALIRLELSPEKTNTNLAKEAASSPSVHSMMLPQLNPPSSPDSDIMPPSNSPGLPGVRKAHMVKVTEDYVYLRSPIKSSFEQRLRMLIQTKNREGVRSPCHRLRRENNSATVQDSKDSSINSSGRLESHQIGCSQQTIPPQVKLPCKDEKSGESTTEEIGDVCRAPKQTSKSTSTGPLGGNTGQNKSMSRRASVILDDIADLFTPDPLIYVSNPKHKAVVLSTAEQEKLGPNSTEGDCVPDSAEAASCTPSAESPSQQKQHSTGTNCARLTGSVNVKDAKYTSCPKLPILVIQLERLNMDLPLNSISLAGGLKLPVSLPNKQLNKHNSEPVEVHKTPLNPENRTSATGEALPAVEGSSSKDPSSSARPSTKEDADHGGTIVVKDDEEPGFDLFFGVDPDEAQSSEEEPIPTMKEMLQIAAEQPDMPEKKALPKPPSPIYAPTPSTQLRTIPSRMVCWRRRALKSTSKALGCRNNLDQMLMDIRSIKRSKDQETVLLSCIDDDFRKAEYGEDEEAYYGAIPSDQQEFVQRFPVVSSSIKDVHPGEVVFDLDTCGRLFSQHTLQLRHCKSDPQGTTQKTLLWSSPAQLNLHIRIGMFQDAFDFSPCPPKVTRFLFKMMSVHTERMISDKILQALCVIARSAANHIVKTGSQKFEVWVPSVADVTLVLLNMGASFVTLFPLERLQPPFSEGDLLADKDISSESPSDPKKRSTFPKHNYSNVFKYLSYCMDLCPRAFSDPELLLLLAVSCRLGLEVHFALEPHIDLRCLQRHILSNVRDWENMLPRMCLAVTELTADHHNMCCLVQLLPDHARGKQLRRHLSVCMISKLLDGSCTYKPSVKEFQLSYLLPYLSRMKPSSLRSRMLSDMDTIDQQTYYLCYSLLTLFSQASNYSLFQPSQKEQLLELCYELDRHIKRDMNENDKCLYRNRVNDLVARIYTTWLKLIQRIRPLNDQLFDFWKPSPQEMLSSSSVETKEMSEEEDEEEEGSDAPDQPGLSIDREEEVDEDMDEGEPTGAMENDKEPEQMKGPAGGEVFTAVVMEHS, encoded by the exons ATGCAGCAGTACTCTCCATCCCAGCTACCCTATTTCCAGGAGTCCCCCATGAAACCCTCTCAGGTTCAAAACCGCCTCTCATTATCAGTACAAAAGAGGATGTCGCCTCGGCAAAGCCACAAGTCTCTTACCCCAGCCAACACTCGAACTATAGATTCACTCTCCTCTCCAAAAGTGGCCAAACCAGCGGAAAATTTTCAG AACAATGCTTTCCGAGTACAGAAACAAACTGCACAAACTTCTTCAAGTTTGAAGTTACATCCCG CTCGGAGCAACTGTTCGTTACTGAAGAGGTGCAGTGACTCTGAAGTAATCGACAGCAGCCTGAAAAAACCATGCCTCCAAAATTCAATACCAGGCCCAGTTCAGAACCCAAAATGCGTCGCTAGCCAATCCCAGTGCCTGTCAGCGTTGTCAAGCTCCTCGCCAAGCGCCTTGATAAGGTTGGAGCTGTCACCGGAGAAAACAAACACGAATCTCGCCAAAGAAGCGGCTAGTAGCCCGTCGGTACACTCGATGATGCTGCCGCAATTGAACCCCCCATCGTCGCCTGACTCTGATATTATGCCTCCGTCCAATTCGCCCGGGTTGCCAGGGGTGAGGAAAGCCCACATGGTGAAAGTCACAGAGGATTATGTGTATTTACGTTCCCCAATCAAATCTTCTTTTGAACAACGCTTGAGGATGCTGATACAGACAAAGAACAGAGAAGGTGTCAGAAGCCCATGTCATCGGCTTCGACGGGAGAACAACAGCGCAACTGTGCAGGACTCCAAGGACAGCAGCATCAACAGTAGTGGCCGTCTGGAAAGCCACCAGATAGGCTGTTCTCAGCAAACTATCCCCCCACAGGTAAAGCTGCCCTGTAAGGATGAGAAATCAGGAGAAAGTACCACAGAGGAGATTGGTGACGTGTGTAGGGCTCCAAAACAAACCTCCAAATCCACTTCTACTGGGCCACTGGGCGGTAACACGGGGCAAAATAAATCCATGAGCAGGAGAGCCTCTGTAATACTTGATGACATAGCTGACCTTTTCACCCCCGACCCCTTGATCTACGTCTCAAACCCTAAGCATAAAGCAGTAGTACTATCCACGGCAGAGCAGGAAAAACTGGGCCCCAACTCCACGGAGGGTGACTGTGTTCCAGACTCGGCGGAAGCCGCCTCCTGTACCCCCTCAGCTGAATCTCCTTCTCAGCAAAAACAGCATTCCACTGGCACAAATTGTGCACGTCTAACTGGCTCTGTCAATGTGAAGGATGCCAAATATACGTCTTGCCCTAAACTACCCATACTCGTTATTCAATTGGAAAGGTTGAATATGGATTTGCCCCTCAACTCAATATCACTAGCAGGTGGACTAAAACTCCCAGTTTCTTTACCGAATAAGCAGCTCAATAAACACAACAGTGAACCGGTGGAGGTGCATAAAACTCCTCTCAACCCAGAGAATCGGACATCAGCCACGGGGGAAGCGTTACCCGCAGTGGAGGGTTCTTCTTCCAAAGACCCTTCGTCCTCCGCACGTCCGTCCACAAAGGAAGACGCCGATCATGGTGGGACGATAGTGGTCAAAGACGACGAGGAACCGGGCTTTGACCTCTTCTTCGGAGTGGATCCAGATGAAGCACAGAGCAGTGAAGAGGAGCCGATTCCCACCATGAAGGAGATGCTGCAGATCGCTGCTGAACAGCCGGACATGCCGGAGAAGAAGGCCTTACCGAAGCCCCCCAGTCCCATCTACGCACCTACGCCATCTACGCAGCTACGCACCATCCCCAGCAGAATGGTTTGCTGG cgtCGTCGGGCACTTAAGTCCACCTCCAAAGCACTTGGCTGCAGAAACAACCTGGACCAGATGCTGATGGATATCCGCAGCATTAAGAG atCTAAAGACCAGGAGACGGTGCTGCTCTCCTGCATAGACGACGACTTTAGGAAAGCTGAGTatggggaggacgaggaggcctATTATGGGGCCATCCCGTCTGATCAGCA GGAATTCGTGCAGCGGTTCCCGGTGGTGTCCAGCAGCATCAAGGATGTCCACCCTGGAGAGGTGGTGTTCGACCTGGACACTTGTGGACGCCTCTTCAGCCAGCACACACTGCAACTCAGACACTGCAAGAGCGACCCTCAGGGAACCACGCAGAAGACCCTTCTCTG GTCAAGCCCCGCTCAGCTGAATTTACATATCCGCATCGGCATGTTTCAGGACGCATTCGACTTCTCCCCCTGCCCGCCAAAGGTCACACGATTCCTGTTCAAG ATGATGTCCGTTCACACTGAGAGAATGATCTCTGATAAGATCCTCCAAGCCCTTTGTGTTATTGCACGCTCTGCTGCTAACCACATTG TGAAGACCGGTAGCCAGAAATTCGAAGTGTGGGTGCCCAGTGTGGCAGATGTGACGCTGGTCCTGCTAAATATGGGTGCTTCATTTGTCACCCTATTCCCGTTGGAGAGGCTTCAACCTCCCTTCAGTGAAGGAGATTTGCT GGCGGACAAAGATATCAGTAGTGAAAGTCCATCCGACCCCAAGAAACGGAGCACTTTCCCTAAGCACAACTATAGCAACGTTTTCAAG TACCTGTCGTACTGCATGGACCTGTGCCCGCGGGCCTTCAGTGACcccgagctgctgctgctcctggctgtGAGCTGCCGGCTCGGTCTGGAGGTTCACTTCGCCCTGGAGCCCCACATCGACCTGCGCTGCCTGCAGCGGCACATCCTCAGCAACGTCCGGGACTGGGAGAACATG CTACCCAGAATGTGTCTGGCAGTCACTGAGTTGACGGCCGACCACCATAACATGTGCTGCCTGGTCCAGCTGTTGCCCGATCACGCGCGGGGAAA GCAGCTCCGCAGACACTTAAGTGTCTGCATGATTTCCAAACTGTTGGATGGAAGTTGCACCTACAAGCCATCTGTAAAAGAGTTTCAG CTGTCCTACCTGCTGCCCTACCTATCCCGTATGAAGCCCTCCAGCCTCCGCAGCCGCATGCTCTCCGACATGGACACGATAGACCAACAG ACCTACTACCTCTGCTACAGCCTGCTGACATTGTTCAGTCAAGCATCCAATTATTCGCTTTTCCAACCTTCGCAAAAG GAGCAGCTCCTGGAGCTGTGCTATGAACTGGACCGCCACATCAAGCGCGACATGAATGAGAATGACAAGTGTCTGTACCGGAACAGG GTGAATGACCTGGTGGCCAGGATCTACACCACGTGGTTGAAGCTCATTCAAAGGATCCGACCGCTTAAC GACCAGCTGTTTGACTTCTGGAAGCCGTCCCCCCAGGAAAtgctgagcagcagcagcgttgAAACAAAAGAGATGtccgaggaggaggatgaggaggaggagggcagcgaTGCCCCGGACCAACCAGGGCTCTCGatagacagggaggaggaggtggatgaagaCATGGATGAAGGGGAGCCCACTGGTGCCATGGAAAACGACAAAGAACCGGAGCAGATGAAGGGACCAGCGGGAGGAGAGGTGTTCACAGCAGTCGTAATGGAGCATTCttag
- the slf2 gene encoding SMC5-SMC6 complex localization factor protein 2 isoform X2 yields MSENQGNPRTMSEYYSPTGKVKDYLGCPMQQYSPSQLPYFQESPMKPSQVQNRLSLSVQKRMSPRQSHKSLTPANTRTIDSLSSPKVAKPAENFQNNAFRVQKQTAQTSSSLKLHPARSNCSLLKRCSDSEVIDSSLKKPCLQNSIPGPVQNPKCVASQSQCLSALSSSSPSALIRLELSPEKTNTNLAKEAASSPSVHSMMLPQLNPPSSPDSDIMPPSNSPGLPGVRKAHMVKVTEDYVYLRSPIKSSFEQRLRMLIQTKNREGVRSPCHRLRRENNSATVQDSKDSSINSSGRLESHQIGCSQQTIPPQVKLPCKDEKSGESTTEEIGDVCRAPKQTSKSTSTGPLGGNTGQNKSMSRRASVILDDIADLFTPDPLIYVSNPKHKAVVLSTAEQEKLGPNSTEGDCVPDSAEAASCTPSAESPSQQKQHSTGTNCARLTGSVNVKDAKYTSCPKLPILVIQLERLNMDLPLNSISLAGGLKLPVSLPNKQLNKHNSEPVEVHKTPLNPENRTSATGEALPAVEGSSSKDPSSSARPSTKEDADHGGTIVVKDDEEPGFDLFFGVDPDEAQSSEEEPIPTMKEMLQIAAEQPDMPEKKALPKPPSPIYAPTPSTQLRTIPSRMRRRALKSTSKALGCRNNLDQMLMDIRSIKRSKDQETVLLSCIDDDFRKAEYGEDEEAYYGAIPSDQQEFVQRFPVVSSSIKDVHPGEVVFDLDTCGRLFSQHTLQLRHCKSDPQGTTQKTLLWSSPAQLNLHIRIGMFQDAFDFSPCPPKVTRFLFKMMSVHTERMISDKILQALCVIARSAANHIVKTGSQKFEVWVPSVADVTLVLLNMGASFVTLFPLERLQPPFSEGDLLADKDISSESPSDPKKRSTFPKHNYSNVFKYLSYCMDLCPRAFSDPELLLLLAVSCRLGLEVHFALEPHIDLRCLQRHILSNVRDWENMLPRMCLAVTELTADHHNMCCLVQLLPDHARGKQLRRHLSVCMISKLLDGSCTYKPSVKEFQLSYLLPYLSRMKPSSLRSRMLSDMDTIDQQTYYLCYSLLTLFSQASNYSLFQPSQKEQLLELCYELDRHIKRDMNENDKCLYRNRVNDLVARIYTTWLKLIQRIRPLNDQLFDFWKPSPQEMLSSSSVETKEMSEEEDEEEEGSDAPDQPGLSIDREEEVDEDMDEGEPTGAMENDKEPEQMKGPAGGEVFTAVVMEHS; encoded by the exons ATGTCCGAAAATCAAGGGAACCCACG AACCATGTCAGAGTACTACTCGCCAACGGGTAAAG TGAAGGACTATCTGGGTTGTCCAATGCAGCAGTACTCTCCATCCCAGCTACCCTATTTCCAGGAGTCCCCCATGAAACCCTCTCAGGTTCAAAACCGCCTCTCATTATCAGTACAAAAGAGGATGTCGCCTCGGCAAAGCCACAAGTCTCTTACCCCAGCCAACACTCGAACTATAGATTCACTCTCCTCTCCAAAAGTGGCCAAACCAGCGGAAAATTTTCAG AACAATGCTTTCCGAGTACAGAAACAAACTGCACAAACTTCTTCAAGTTTGAAGTTACATCCCG CTCGGAGCAACTGTTCGTTACTGAAGAGGTGCAGTGACTCTGAAGTAATCGACAGCAGCCTGAAAAAACCATGCCTCCAAAATTCAATACCAGGCCCAGTTCAGAACCCAAAATGCGTCGCTAGCCAATCCCAGTGCCTGTCAGCGTTGTCAAGCTCCTCGCCAAGCGCCTTGATAAGGTTGGAGCTGTCACCGGAGAAAACAAACACGAATCTCGCCAAAGAAGCGGCTAGTAGCCCGTCGGTACACTCGATGATGCTGCCGCAATTGAACCCCCCATCGTCGCCTGACTCTGATATTATGCCTCCGTCCAATTCGCCCGGGTTGCCAGGGGTGAGGAAAGCCCACATGGTGAAAGTCACAGAGGATTATGTGTATTTACGTTCCCCAATCAAATCTTCTTTTGAACAACGCTTGAGGATGCTGATACAGACAAAGAACAGAGAAGGTGTCAGAAGCCCATGTCATCGGCTTCGACGGGAGAACAACAGCGCAACTGTGCAGGACTCCAAGGACAGCAGCATCAACAGTAGTGGCCGTCTGGAAAGCCACCAGATAGGCTGTTCTCAGCAAACTATCCCCCCACAGGTAAAGCTGCCCTGTAAGGATGAGAAATCAGGAGAAAGTACCACAGAGGAGATTGGTGACGTGTGTAGGGCTCCAAAACAAACCTCCAAATCCACTTCTACTGGGCCACTGGGCGGTAACACGGGGCAAAATAAATCCATGAGCAGGAGAGCCTCTGTAATACTTGATGACATAGCTGACCTTTTCACCCCCGACCCCTTGATCTACGTCTCAAACCCTAAGCATAAAGCAGTAGTACTATCCACGGCAGAGCAGGAAAAACTGGGCCCCAACTCCACGGAGGGTGACTGTGTTCCAGACTCGGCGGAAGCCGCCTCCTGTACCCCCTCAGCTGAATCTCCTTCTCAGCAAAAACAGCATTCCACTGGCACAAATTGTGCACGTCTAACTGGCTCTGTCAATGTGAAGGATGCCAAATATACGTCTTGCCCTAAACTACCCATACTCGTTATTCAATTGGAAAGGTTGAATATGGATTTGCCCCTCAACTCAATATCACTAGCAGGTGGACTAAAACTCCCAGTTTCTTTACCGAATAAGCAGCTCAATAAACACAACAGTGAACCGGTGGAGGTGCATAAAACTCCTCTCAACCCAGAGAATCGGACATCAGCCACGGGGGAAGCGTTACCCGCAGTGGAGGGTTCTTCTTCCAAAGACCCTTCGTCCTCCGCACGTCCGTCCACAAAGGAAGACGCCGATCATGGTGGGACGATAGTGGTCAAAGACGACGAGGAACCGGGCTTTGACCTCTTCTTCGGAGTGGATCCAGATGAAGCACAGAGCAGTGAAGAGGAGCCGATTCCCACCATGAAGGAGATGCTGCAGATCGCTGCTGAACAGCCGGACATGCCGGAGAAGAAGGCCTTACCGAAGCCCCCCAGTCCCATCTACGCACCTACGCCATCTACGCAGCTACGCACCATCCCCAGCAGAATG cgtCGTCGGGCACTTAAGTCCACCTCCAAAGCACTTGGCTGCAGAAACAACCTGGACCAGATGCTGATGGATATCCGCAGCATTAAGAG atCTAAAGACCAGGAGACGGTGCTGCTCTCCTGCATAGACGACGACTTTAGGAAAGCTGAGTatggggaggacgaggaggcctATTATGGGGCCATCCCGTCTGATCAGCA GGAATTCGTGCAGCGGTTCCCGGTGGTGTCCAGCAGCATCAAGGATGTCCACCCTGGAGAGGTGGTGTTCGACCTGGACACTTGTGGACGCCTCTTCAGCCAGCACACACTGCAACTCAGACACTGCAAGAGCGACCCTCAGGGAACCACGCAGAAGACCCTTCTCTG GTCAAGCCCCGCTCAGCTGAATTTACATATCCGCATCGGCATGTTTCAGGACGCATTCGACTTCTCCCCCTGCCCGCCAAAGGTCACACGATTCCTGTTCAAG ATGATGTCCGTTCACACTGAGAGAATGATCTCTGATAAGATCCTCCAAGCCCTTTGTGTTATTGCACGCTCTGCTGCTAACCACATTG TGAAGACCGGTAGCCAGAAATTCGAAGTGTGGGTGCCCAGTGTGGCAGATGTGACGCTGGTCCTGCTAAATATGGGTGCTTCATTTGTCACCCTATTCCCGTTGGAGAGGCTTCAACCTCCCTTCAGTGAAGGAGATTTGCT GGCGGACAAAGATATCAGTAGTGAAAGTCCATCCGACCCCAAGAAACGGAGCACTTTCCCTAAGCACAACTATAGCAACGTTTTCAAG TACCTGTCGTACTGCATGGACCTGTGCCCGCGGGCCTTCAGTGACcccgagctgctgctgctcctggctgtGAGCTGCCGGCTCGGTCTGGAGGTTCACTTCGCCCTGGAGCCCCACATCGACCTGCGCTGCCTGCAGCGGCACATCCTCAGCAACGTCCGGGACTGGGAGAACATG CTACCCAGAATGTGTCTGGCAGTCACTGAGTTGACGGCCGACCACCATAACATGTGCTGCCTGGTCCAGCTGTTGCCCGATCACGCGCGGGGAAA GCAGCTCCGCAGACACTTAAGTGTCTGCATGATTTCCAAACTGTTGGATGGAAGTTGCACCTACAAGCCATCTGTAAAAGAGTTTCAG CTGTCCTACCTGCTGCCCTACCTATCCCGTATGAAGCCCTCCAGCCTCCGCAGCCGCATGCTCTCCGACATGGACACGATAGACCAACAG ACCTACTACCTCTGCTACAGCCTGCTGACATTGTTCAGTCAAGCATCCAATTATTCGCTTTTCCAACCTTCGCAAAAG GAGCAGCTCCTGGAGCTGTGCTATGAACTGGACCGCCACATCAAGCGCGACATGAATGAGAATGACAAGTGTCTGTACCGGAACAGG GTGAATGACCTGGTGGCCAGGATCTACACCACGTGGTTGAAGCTCATTCAAAGGATCCGACCGCTTAAC GACCAGCTGTTTGACTTCTGGAAGCCGTCCCCCCAGGAAAtgctgagcagcagcagcgttgAAACAAAAGAGATGtccgaggaggaggatgaggaggaggagggcagcgaTGCCCCGGACCAACCAGGGCTCTCGatagacagggaggaggaggtggatgaagaCATGGATGAAGGGGAGCCCACTGGTGCCATGGAAAACGACAAAGAACCGGAGCAGATGAAGGGACCAGCGGGAGGAGAGGTGTTCACAGCAGTCGTAATGGAGCATTCttag
- the slf2 gene encoding SMC5-SMC6 complex localization factor protein 2 isoform X1 gives MSENQGNPRTMSEYYSPTGKVKDYLGCPMQQYSPSQLPYFQESPMKPSQVQNRLSLSVQKRMSPRQSHKSLTPANTRTIDSLSSPKVAKPAENFQNNAFRVQKQTAQTSSSLKLHPARSNCSLLKRCSDSEVIDSSLKKPCLQNSIPGPVQNPKCVASQSQCLSALSSSSPSALIRLELSPEKTNTNLAKEAASSPSVHSMMLPQLNPPSSPDSDIMPPSNSPGLPGVRKAHMVKVTEDYVYLRSPIKSSFEQRLRMLIQTKNREGVRSPCHRLRRENNSATVQDSKDSSINSSGRLESHQIGCSQQTIPPQVKLPCKDEKSGESTTEEIGDVCRAPKQTSKSTSTGPLGGNTGQNKSMSRRASVILDDIADLFTPDPLIYVSNPKHKAVVLSTAEQEKLGPNSTEGDCVPDSAEAASCTPSAESPSQQKQHSTGTNCARLTGSVNVKDAKYTSCPKLPILVIQLERLNMDLPLNSISLAGGLKLPVSLPNKQLNKHNSEPVEVHKTPLNPENRTSATGEALPAVEGSSSKDPSSSARPSTKEDADHGGTIVVKDDEEPGFDLFFGVDPDEAQSSEEEPIPTMKEMLQIAAEQPDMPEKKALPKPPSPIYAPTPSTQLRTIPSRMVCWRRRALKSTSKALGCRNNLDQMLMDIRSIKRSKDQETVLLSCIDDDFRKAEYGEDEEAYYGAIPSDQQEFVQRFPVVSSSIKDVHPGEVVFDLDTCGRLFSQHTLQLRHCKSDPQGTTQKTLLWSSPAQLNLHIRIGMFQDAFDFSPCPPKVTRFLFKMMSVHTERMISDKILQALCVIARSAANHIVKTGSQKFEVWVPSVADVTLVLLNMGASFVTLFPLERLQPPFSEGDLLADKDISSESPSDPKKRSTFPKHNYSNVFKYLSYCMDLCPRAFSDPELLLLLAVSCRLGLEVHFALEPHIDLRCLQRHILSNVRDWENMLPRMCLAVTELTADHHNMCCLVQLLPDHARGKQLRRHLSVCMISKLLDGSCTYKPSVKEFQLSYLLPYLSRMKPSSLRSRMLSDMDTIDQQTYYLCYSLLTLFSQASNYSLFQPSQKEQLLELCYELDRHIKRDMNENDKCLYRNRVNDLVARIYTTWLKLIQRIRPLNDQLFDFWKPSPQEMLSSSSVETKEMSEEEDEEEEGSDAPDQPGLSIDREEEVDEDMDEGEPTGAMENDKEPEQMKGPAGGEVFTAVVMEHS, from the exons ATGTCCGAAAATCAAGGGAACCCACG AACCATGTCAGAGTACTACTCGCCAACGGGTAAAG TGAAGGACTATCTGGGTTGTCCAATGCAGCAGTACTCTCCATCCCAGCTACCCTATTTCCAGGAGTCCCCCATGAAACCCTCTCAGGTTCAAAACCGCCTCTCATTATCAGTACAAAAGAGGATGTCGCCTCGGCAAAGCCACAAGTCTCTTACCCCAGCCAACACTCGAACTATAGATTCACTCTCCTCTCCAAAAGTGGCCAAACCAGCGGAAAATTTTCAG AACAATGCTTTCCGAGTACAGAAACAAACTGCACAAACTTCTTCAAGTTTGAAGTTACATCCCG CTCGGAGCAACTGTTCGTTACTGAAGAGGTGCAGTGACTCTGAAGTAATCGACAGCAGCCTGAAAAAACCATGCCTCCAAAATTCAATACCAGGCCCAGTTCAGAACCCAAAATGCGTCGCTAGCCAATCCCAGTGCCTGTCAGCGTTGTCAAGCTCCTCGCCAAGCGCCTTGATAAGGTTGGAGCTGTCACCGGAGAAAACAAACACGAATCTCGCCAAAGAAGCGGCTAGTAGCCCGTCGGTACACTCGATGATGCTGCCGCAATTGAACCCCCCATCGTCGCCTGACTCTGATATTATGCCTCCGTCCAATTCGCCCGGGTTGCCAGGGGTGAGGAAAGCCCACATGGTGAAAGTCACAGAGGATTATGTGTATTTACGTTCCCCAATCAAATCTTCTTTTGAACAACGCTTGAGGATGCTGATACAGACAAAGAACAGAGAAGGTGTCAGAAGCCCATGTCATCGGCTTCGACGGGAGAACAACAGCGCAACTGTGCAGGACTCCAAGGACAGCAGCATCAACAGTAGTGGCCGTCTGGAAAGCCACCAGATAGGCTGTTCTCAGCAAACTATCCCCCCACAGGTAAAGCTGCCCTGTAAGGATGAGAAATCAGGAGAAAGTACCACAGAGGAGATTGGTGACGTGTGTAGGGCTCCAAAACAAACCTCCAAATCCACTTCTACTGGGCCACTGGGCGGTAACACGGGGCAAAATAAATCCATGAGCAGGAGAGCCTCTGTAATACTTGATGACATAGCTGACCTTTTCACCCCCGACCCCTTGATCTACGTCTCAAACCCTAAGCATAAAGCAGTAGTACTATCCACGGCAGAGCAGGAAAAACTGGGCCCCAACTCCACGGAGGGTGACTGTGTTCCAGACTCGGCGGAAGCCGCCTCCTGTACCCCCTCAGCTGAATCTCCTTCTCAGCAAAAACAGCATTCCACTGGCACAAATTGTGCACGTCTAACTGGCTCTGTCAATGTGAAGGATGCCAAATATACGTCTTGCCCTAAACTACCCATACTCGTTATTCAATTGGAAAGGTTGAATATGGATTTGCCCCTCAACTCAATATCACTAGCAGGTGGACTAAAACTCCCAGTTTCTTTACCGAATAAGCAGCTCAATAAACACAACAGTGAACCGGTGGAGGTGCATAAAACTCCTCTCAACCCAGAGAATCGGACATCAGCCACGGGGGAAGCGTTACCCGCAGTGGAGGGTTCTTCTTCCAAAGACCCTTCGTCCTCCGCACGTCCGTCCACAAAGGAAGACGCCGATCATGGTGGGACGATAGTGGTCAAAGACGACGAGGAACCGGGCTTTGACCTCTTCTTCGGAGTGGATCCAGATGAAGCACAGAGCAGTGAAGAGGAGCCGATTCCCACCATGAAGGAGATGCTGCAGATCGCTGCTGAACAGCCGGACATGCCGGAGAAGAAGGCCTTACCGAAGCCCCCCAGTCCCATCTACGCACCTACGCCATCTACGCAGCTACGCACCATCCCCAGCAGAATGGTTTGCTGG cgtCGTCGGGCACTTAAGTCCACCTCCAAAGCACTTGGCTGCAGAAACAACCTGGACCAGATGCTGATGGATATCCGCAGCATTAAGAG atCTAAAGACCAGGAGACGGTGCTGCTCTCCTGCATAGACGACGACTTTAGGAAAGCTGAGTatggggaggacgaggaggcctATTATGGGGCCATCCCGTCTGATCAGCA GGAATTCGTGCAGCGGTTCCCGGTGGTGTCCAGCAGCATCAAGGATGTCCACCCTGGAGAGGTGGTGTTCGACCTGGACACTTGTGGACGCCTCTTCAGCCAGCACACACTGCAACTCAGACACTGCAAGAGCGACCCTCAGGGAACCACGCAGAAGACCCTTCTCTG GTCAAGCCCCGCTCAGCTGAATTTACATATCCGCATCGGCATGTTTCAGGACGCATTCGACTTCTCCCCCTGCCCGCCAAAGGTCACACGATTCCTGTTCAAG ATGATGTCCGTTCACACTGAGAGAATGATCTCTGATAAGATCCTCCAAGCCCTTTGTGTTATTGCACGCTCTGCTGCTAACCACATTG TGAAGACCGGTAGCCAGAAATTCGAAGTGTGGGTGCCCAGTGTGGCAGATGTGACGCTGGTCCTGCTAAATATGGGTGCTTCATTTGTCACCCTATTCCCGTTGGAGAGGCTTCAACCTCCCTTCAGTGAAGGAGATTTGCT GGCGGACAAAGATATCAGTAGTGAAAGTCCATCCGACCCCAAGAAACGGAGCACTTTCCCTAAGCACAACTATAGCAACGTTTTCAAG TACCTGTCGTACTGCATGGACCTGTGCCCGCGGGCCTTCAGTGACcccgagctgctgctgctcctggctgtGAGCTGCCGGCTCGGTCTGGAGGTTCACTTCGCCCTGGAGCCCCACATCGACCTGCGCTGCCTGCAGCGGCACATCCTCAGCAACGTCCGGGACTGGGAGAACATG CTACCCAGAATGTGTCTGGCAGTCACTGAGTTGACGGCCGACCACCATAACATGTGCTGCCTGGTCCAGCTGTTGCCCGATCACGCGCGGGGAAA GCAGCTCCGCAGACACTTAAGTGTCTGCATGATTTCCAAACTGTTGGATGGAAGTTGCACCTACAAGCCATCTGTAAAAGAGTTTCAG CTGTCCTACCTGCTGCCCTACCTATCCCGTATGAAGCCCTCCAGCCTCCGCAGCCGCATGCTCTCCGACATGGACACGATAGACCAACAG ACCTACTACCTCTGCTACAGCCTGCTGACATTGTTCAGTCAAGCATCCAATTATTCGCTTTTCCAACCTTCGCAAAAG GAGCAGCTCCTGGAGCTGTGCTATGAACTGGACCGCCACATCAAGCGCGACATGAATGAGAATGACAAGTGTCTGTACCGGAACAGG GTGAATGACCTGGTGGCCAGGATCTACACCACGTGGTTGAAGCTCATTCAAAGGATCCGACCGCTTAAC GACCAGCTGTTTGACTTCTGGAAGCCGTCCCCCCAGGAAAtgctgagcagcagcagcgttgAAACAAAAGAGATGtccgaggaggaggatgaggaggaggagggcagcgaTGCCCCGGACCAACCAGGGCTCTCGatagacagggaggaggaggtggatgaagaCATGGATGAAGGGGAGCCCACTGGTGCCATGGAAAACGACAAAGAACCGGAGCAGATGAAGGGACCAGCGGGAGGAGAGGTGTTCACAGCAGTCGTAATGGAGCATTCttag